From Priestia aryabhattai, one genomic window encodes:
- a CDS encoding STAS domain-containing protein — translation MEIIYNQREKMTDFIRDNKQSFQDKLLSEAVNVASKINDILETGNIDLLKNAQKLSLYVVEQKEEQLIAFAQQEGVAWAEHALTLAFKLEWVQAIRRTLWHFLYQYDRINNHFNSREEFYALEKRINDKIDQFLNTFLISYSKYKDELIASQRDLVEHLSVPIIPLSQSVAVLPLIGMVDTYRIQTIEEKVLIGISDLRIETLIIDLSGIANMEMHVIDHLQKILTGISMMGCKAILTGLRADLVRTMIHSGISFEEKAETKGTLQQTLKEYLELHQM, via the coding sequence ATGGAGATTATTTATAATCAGAGAGAGAAAATGACTGATTTTATTAGAGACAACAAACAGAGTTTTCAGGATAAACTTTTATCAGAGGCGGTTAACGTTGCCTCTAAGATTAATGATATTTTAGAAACTGGAAATATTGATCTTTTAAAAAATGCTCAAAAGTTATCTCTATATGTCGTGGAGCAAAAAGAAGAACAACTCATTGCTTTCGCTCAACAAGAAGGGGTAGCCTGGGCGGAGCACGCCTTAACTCTTGCCTTCAAACTAGAATGGGTACAGGCCATTAGGCGAACGTTGTGGCATTTTCTCTATCAATATGACCGAATAAATAACCATTTTAATAGCCGTGAAGAATTTTATGCCTTAGAGAAACGTATTAATGATAAGATTGATCAATTTCTTAACACTTTTCTCATTAGTTATTCCAAATATAAAGATGAATTAATTGCCTCCCAGAGGGACTTAGTTGAACATCTATCGGTGCCTATTATACCACTTAGCCAATCTGTAGCTGTATTACCATTGATTGGAATGGTTGACACATACCGTATCCAAACGATTGAGGAGAAAGTATTGATAGGCATATCAGATTTAAGGATTGAAACATTAATTATAGATCTTTCTGGAATTGCCAACATGGAGATGCATGTTATTGACCATCTTCAAAAAATATTAACTGGCATTTCAATGATGGGATGTAAGGCTATTCTTACAGGTTTACGTGCTGATCTAGTGCGGACAATGATTCACTCAGGAATCTCCTTTGAAGAAAAGGCAGAAACAAAAGGGACGTTACAGCAAACATTAAAAGAATATCTAGAACTCCACCAAATGTAG
- a CDS encoding DUF2935 domain-containing protein, with amino-acid sequence MIDGFVERSLDEIRFWSRIMKEHSLFLRLGFRCEDTQLIQEANQFYHLFEQIEQRAHSFTSQIDPEQMKRFNSEVQQAATGIFAFKRKILGLILNGKMQGANNFPLLVDHISREANYFRKRLIELNEGKLKPLADAIIKENVFFLRIMADHAKFIGHLLDPSERKLVDMARNFSNDFDQLVFQARDLDSMKPQSQTVPLLDQFLDENRVSVASLRDFKKTARDLIEECRIKSIIHPLLADHTFREAERFLHIIDMFEASLRNQD; translated from the coding sequence ATGATCGATGGATTTGTAGAGAGGTCCTTAGATGAAATTCGTTTTTGGTCAAGGATTATGAAGGAACATTCTTTGTTTCTTAGATTAGGTTTTAGATGTGAGGATACGCAATTGATTCAGGAAGCAAATCAATTTTACCATCTGTTTGAACAAATAGAACAAAGAGCTCACTCATTTACCAGTCAAATTGATCCTGAACAAATGAAGAGATTTAATTCAGAAGTTCAACAAGCTGCTACTGGCATATTTGCTTTTAAGAGAAAAATTTTAGGGTTAATTTTAAATGGAAAAATGCAAGGAGCAAACAATTTTCCTCTCTTAGTTGATCACATTAGTAGAGAAGCTAATTATTTTAGAAAAAGACTAATTGAATTAAACGAAGGAAAATTGAAACCACTTGCCGATGCTATTATCAAAGAGAATGTATTCTTTTTAAGAATTATGGCTGATCATGCTAAATTCATAGGACATCTCCTTGATCCATCAGAAAGAAAACTAGTAGATATGGCTAGAAACTTTAGTAATGATTTTGATCAGTTGGTTTTTCAGGCTAGAGATTTAGATTCGATGAAACCACAGTCCCAAACCGTACCCCTCCTAGATCAATTCCTTGATGAGAATCGTGTTTCTGTAGCTTCTCTTCGGGATTTTAAGAAAACTGCGAGAGATTTAATTGAGGAATGTAGAATTAAAAGCATTATACACCCTCTTTTAGCAGATCACACTTTTCGTGAAGCTGAAAGATTTCTTCATATCATTGATATGTTCGAGGCTAGCTTAAGAAACCAAGATTAA
- a CDS encoding CPBP family intramembrane glutamic endopeptidase, giving the protein MKNYLDVEEGKNGWKRYLSTTILASAFMLLGSIIYIIADMVMVAADESGKSYFDFDSGIAVGINANLDFLLSHIVYICWIFGLWIGIRFIHKRKMKSLITSNKRVNCKKIIWSFGAFSMLLIVGQVIDVVFNHSDYSWNHVSLKEYIFLILITFLLVPIQTTTEELFFRGLLLQWVSKKVKRPILLAIIVGLMFSIGHFANPEMNISIILVGLDYIVAGFALTYIAIKTKSLEITIGAHAANNMFLALFLTTDDSVFGSIPSLFKVANTEPGANLIWSIITFSVFYILCRGKIKKEEAANDDQLIA; this is encoded by the coding sequence ATGAAGAATTATCTAGATGTGGAAGAAGGAAAAAATGGATGGAAGCGTTATTTAAGCACAACGATACTGGCTTCTGCGTTCATGCTATTAGGGTCGATTATTTATATTATAGCTGACATGGTTATGGTTGCAGCTGATGAAAGTGGAAAATCATACTTTGATTTTGATAGTGGAATTGCTGTAGGAATCAATGCTAATCTCGATTTTCTGTTATCTCATATTGTTTACATATGTTGGATTTTTGGTTTGTGGATCGGAATTCGTTTCATTCATAAAAGAAAAATGAAATCATTAATAACCTCTAATAAACGTGTGAATTGCAAGAAAATAATATGGTCCTTTGGAGCTTTTAGCATGTTATTAATCGTTGGGCAAGTAATTGATGTTGTTTTTAACCATTCGGATTATTCATGGAACCACGTAAGCCTGAAAGAGTATATCTTCTTAATCCTTATTACGTTTTTATTAGTGCCTATTCAAACAACAACGGAGGAACTGTTCTTTAGGGGACTTCTTCTCCAATGGGTGAGTAAGAAAGTGAAGCGCCCCATTTTACTGGCCATTATTGTTGGACTAATGTTCTCCATAGGCCATTTTGCTAATCCTGAAATGAATATATCCATTATATTAGTCGGACTGGATTACATTGTAGCTGGTTTTGCTCTTACATATATCGCCATTAAAACAAAAAGCTTAGAAATTACCATTGGAGCACATGCAGCAAATAATATGTTTCTGGCTCTGTTCCTTACAACGGACGATTCTGTCTTCGGATCTATCCCAAGTTTGTTTAAGGTAGCTAACACTGAGCCAGGAGCTAACCTTATTTGGTCGATTATTACTTTTAGTGTTTTTTATATCTTATGTAGAGGGAAAATAAAAAAGGAAGAAGCAGCTAACGACGATCAGCTTATTGCTTAA
- a CDS encoding ATP-binding cassette domain-containing protein — protein sequence MTTREVLLYEANIDLEKCTVYGLSARNGSGKTTLLRTISGLRKEPEGSILIQEGSKTLTLLESKQKLFYYETVRWFDTNLSGFDYLNFIQSAWSNEWHTSISEVISFWDIDNYIVITYHILTLKKMHYIHILDAIML from the coding sequence ATGACTACAAGAGAAGTATTACTCTATGAAGCTAATATAGACCTGGAAAAATGTACTGTATATGGTTTATCTGCTAGAAATGGTAGTGGGAAAACAACTTTATTAAGAACAATAAGTGGTCTTAGAAAGGAGCCTGAAGGTTCTATTTTAATTCAAGAAGGTAGCAAAACCTTAACTTTATTAGAAAGTAAACAGAAATTGTTTTATTATGAGACAGTCCGATGGTTTGATACTAATTTATCAGGGTTTGATTATTTAAACTTTATTCAATCTGCTTGGTCGAACGAGTGGCATACATCAATAAGTGAAGTTATAAGTTTCTGGGACATAGATAACTACATAGTAATCACTTATCACATTTTGACCCTCAAGAAAATGCACTACATACATATATTGGATGCTATCATGTTGTAG
- a CDS encoding 5-methyltetrahydropteroyltriglutamate--homocysteine S-methyltransferase has translation MTKTLVKAPFKADHVGSFLRTTPLKEAREAYVNGRINKADLKSVEDKEIEKLVQKQIEVGLKSITDGEFRRSWWHLDFLSGLEGVEEFETEYISQFKGAKTKNKAIKVVGKVDFNHHYMLEHFTFLKEAVEQHGDESQVAKFSIPSPNMLFTRIQEDTYYNGNREEFYHDTVAAYQKAIQAFYDAGCRYLQLDDTSWIDFVSEERINAVVEKLGMDVKDIIDTRVSCLNDAISKKPEDMLITMHICRGNFRSTYITSGGYDTISDAIFANLHVDGLFLEYDDKRSGDFEPLKNFTHNNKTVVLGLVTSKFPTLEDAEIIKRRIQEASQYVPLDNLSLSPQCGFASTEEGNELTEEEQWNKIKHVIQIAQDVWGDN, from the coding sequence ATGACAAAGACATTAGTGAAGGCTCCATTTAAAGCTGATCACGTAGGCAGCTTTTTAAGAACAACTCCCCTTAAAGAAGCAAGAGAAGCGTATGTGAATGGGAGAATCAATAAGGCTGATTTAAAATCTGTAGAGGACAAAGAAATTGAAAAACTTGTTCAGAAACAAATTGAAGTTGGGCTTAAATCCATCACAGATGGTGAATTTAGGCGCTCATGGTGGCATTTGGACTTTTTATCAGGCTTAGAAGGCGTAGAAGAGTTTGAAACAGAATACATCAGTCAATTCAAAGGAGCAAAAACAAAAAATAAAGCGATTAAAGTAGTAGGTAAAGTGGACTTCAATCACCATTATATGCTAGAACACTTTACGTTTTTAAAAGAAGCTGTCGAACAACATGGTGATGAAAGCCAAGTTGCTAAATTCTCTATTCCAAGCCCCAACATGTTATTTACTCGAATTCAAGAAGATACATATTACAATGGGAACAGAGAGGAGTTTTATCATGATACTGTAGCTGCTTATCAAAAGGCCATTCAAGCCTTTTACGATGCAGGTTGCCGTTATCTACAATTAGATGATACTTCTTGGATTGATTTTGTTTCTGAAGAACGTATAAATGCAGTTGTTGAGAAGCTTGGTATGGATGTAAAAGACATTATTGATACAAGAGTAAGTTGCTTAAATGATGCTATTTCCAAAAAGCCTGAAGATATGCTCATTACTATGCATATTTGTCGTGGAAACTTCAGATCTACGTATATCACAAGTGGTGGCTATGATACTATATCTGATGCAATCTTTGCTAACTTACATGTAGATGGACTTTTCCTTGAATATGATGATAAGCGTTCAGGTGATTTTGAACCATTAAAAAACTTTACACATAACAATAAAACAGTTGTGCTAGGATTAGTAACATCTAAATTCCCTACACTAGAAGATGCTGAGATTATTAAGCGAAGAATCCAAGAAGCAAGTCAGTATGTTCCTCTAGATAACTTGTCATTGAGTCCACAATGTGGCTTTGCAAGTACAGAAGAAGGAAACGAATTAACAGAAGAAGAGCAATGGAATAAAATTAAGCACGTAATTCAAATTGCTCAAGATGTCTGGGGAGATAACTAA